Proteins from a genomic interval of Helicobacter pylori Shi112:
- a CDS encoding HP0729 family protein — MNHLLILYNPYYQRDVIQQHLSVLQEKSQVGFGKIRSKLNDQEKHHSLEEIYKATNEKNFLQLFLTDYANLFVAKVIKVSKDIDEDLIPSYYKEKNLEVEDFFIISDLRELVREDFSLLRDQFLANFIAPNNHTYAIYGNNYVYPLPVRLKEERSYFLGDGKHYLSVYKSKEYLIMQENFMRFVFGKRLFYLLHPDSINNIIHAELELLQSENDLLNDFTSIIVKYSKTLEYEIYLFAKKVLLKACAKDLNLYDLDYKVQGKSLILEDFFTQKPNLGSVKFLLRHEKIQYHLEENLNRFINYPFSKSLSLIQDIRNEAVYEKAPSLHEVEKLRNEILGIEGMSLLKSILTRREVS; from the coding sequence ATGAACCACCTTTTAATCCTCTACAATCCTTACTACCAGCGAGATGTTATCCAACAACATTTAAGCGTTTTGCAGGAAAAATCCCAAGTGGGTTTTGGTAAAATCCGATCAAAGCTCAACGATCAAGAAAAGCACCACTCTTTAGAAGAGATTTATAAAGCCACTAATGAAAAAAATTTTTTGCAGCTTTTTTTGACCGATTACGCTAATTTGTTTGTCGCTAAGGTGATAAAGGTTTCTAAGGATATTGATGAGGATTTGATCCCTAGTTATTATAAAGAAAAAAATTTGGAAGTGGAAGACTTTTTTATTATCAGCGATTTAAGGGAATTAGTCAGGGAAGACTTTAGCCTTTTAAGGGATCAGTTTTTAGCCAATTTCATCGCACCCAACAACCACACTTACGCCATTTATGGGAATAATTATGTTTACCCTTTGCCGGTGAGGTTGAAAGAAGAGCGTTCTTATTTTTTAGGCGATGGAAAACATTATTTGAGCGTGTATAAAAGCAAAGAATATTTGATCATGCAAGAAAATTTCATGCGTTTTGTTTTTGGCAAAAGGCTTTTTTACCTCTTACACCCTGACAGCATCAATAACATCATCCATGCAGAATTAGAGCTTTTGCAAAGCGAAAACGATCTTTTGAATGATTTTACAAGCATCATCGTCAAATACTCCAAAACCTTAGAATACGAAATTTATCTTTTCGCTAAAAAAGTCCTTTTAAAGGCGTGCGCAAAAGATCTCAACCTTTATGATTTAGATTATAAAGTCCAAGGAAAATCTTTGATACTTGAAGATTTTTTCACTCAAAAGCCTAATCTTGGGAGCGTTAAATTTTTACTCAGACACGAAAAAATCCAATACCATTTAGAAGAAAACTTAAACCGATTCATCAATTATCCTTTTTCAAAAAGCCTAAGCCTCATTCAAGATATCCGCAATGAAGCCGTCTATGAAAAAGCCCCGAGTTTGCATGAAGTGGAAAAGCTCAGGAATGAAATTTTAGGCATAGAAGGTATGAGCTTGTTGAAAAGCATTCTGACTCGCAGGGAAGTTTCATGA
- a CDS encoding LeoA/HP0731 family dynamin-like GTPase: MDTRVQNAFERETQGILNETAKIATSFNADRSLFEKHAGTLGKIGNEFLKTSGFINATNIKLARDTIAAVGKLVGIDLAFKFKPWGTVKLASNVNKALPLIGFVFEAWDSYNKYQKEQKLEEAKKEMLSNFDNQKKEILDLINDETRFKQKCFPSALELEKSLQKIKEAIEKTQEYDQEFEKWIKAGEDLIKGEDFIEVEPKEEWIMIQSVLKYPMRQRQNAC, from the coding sequence ATAGATACAAGAGTCCAAAATGCATTTGAAAGAGAAACGCAAGGGATTTTAAATGAAACCGCTAAAATTGCAACGAGTTTTAATGCCGATAGGAGTCTTTTTGAAAAACATGCTGGAACATTGGGGAAAATTGGGAATGAATTTTTAAAAACAAGCGGGTTCATCAACGCAACTAACATCAAACTGGCTAGAGACACAATAGCGGCTGTGGGAAAATTGGTGGGCATAGATTTGGCTTTCAAATTCAAACCATGGGGCACTGTAAAATTGGCAAGCAATGTGAATAAAGCTCTGCCGCTTATCGGTTTTGTTTTTGAAGCATGGGATTCTTATAACAAATATCAAAAAGAGCAAAAGCTTGAAGAAGCTAAAAAAGAAATGCTATCCAATTTTGACAATCAAAAAAAAGAAATCTTAGATCTCATCAATGATGAAACCAGATTCAAACAAAAATGTTTCCCGAGCGCGTTGGAACTGGAAAAATCGCTCCAAAAGATCAAAGAAGCGATTGAAAAAACGCAAGAGTATGATCAAGAATTTGAAAAATGGATTAAAGCCGGCGAAGATTTGATCAAGGGCGAAGATTTTATAGAAGTTGAGCCTAAAGAGGAATGGATTATGATCCAATCTGTGTTAAAATACCCAATGCGCCAACGCCAAAACGCTTGCTAG
- a CDS encoding tRNA dihydrouridine synthase: protein MDFKNKKWLFLAPLAGYTDLPFRSVVKKFGVDVTTSEMVSSHSLVYAFDKTSKMLEKSHLEDHFMAQISGSKEGVVKEAVEKINALEHVSGIDFNCGCPAPKVANHGNGSGLLKDLNHLVKLLKIIRENTNKKITSVKVRLGFDQKIPKEIAHALNDAPVDYVVVHGRTRSDKYQKEKIDYKSIALMKGILKKPVIANGEIDSVKKAFEVLQITQADGLMIGRAALRAPWIFWQIRNNTTELPAVVKKDLVLEHFDKMVEFYGDRGVIMFRKNLHAYAKGEMQASAFRNCVNTLTEVKSMRESIEEFFNQEMLQSEVPLWVELNQKSV from the coding sequence ATGGACTTTAAGAATAAAAAATGGCTTTTTCTAGCCCCTTTGGCAGGCTATACGGATTTGCCTTTCAGGAGTGTGGTGAAAAAATTTGGCGTGGATGTTACCACAAGCGAAATGGTGAGCTCGCATTCGTTAGTGTATGCGTTTGATAAAACTTCTAAAATGTTGGAAAAATCCCATTTAGAAGATCATTTCATGGCGCAAATTTCAGGCTCTAAAGAGGGCGTAGTCAAAGAAGCGGTGGAGAAAATCAACGCTTTAGAGCATGTGAGCGGGATTGATTTTAATTGCGGTTGCCCTGCTCCTAAAGTGGCTAATCATGGTAATGGTAGCGGGCTATTGAAGGATTTAAACCACTTAGTGAAGCTTTTGAAAATCATCAGAGAAAACACCAATAAAAAAATCACAAGCGTGAAAGTGCGTTTAGGCTTTGATCAAAAAATCCCTAAAGAAATCGCTCATGCCTTAAATGACGCGCCGGTGGATTATGTGGTGGTGCATGGGAGGACACGAAGCGACAAATACCAAAAAGAAAAAATAGATTATAAAAGCATCGCTTTAATGAAAGGGATTTTAAAAAAGCCGGTGATAGCCAATGGCGAAATTGACAGCGTGAAAAAAGCCTTTGAAGTTTTGCAAATCACGCAAGCTGATGGGCTAATGATAGGGCGAGCAGCCTTAAGAGCCCCATGGATATTTTGGCAAATCAGAAACAACACCACCGAATTGCCCGCAGTCGTGAAAAAAGACCTGGTTTTAGAGCATTTTGATAAAATGGTGGAGTTTTATGGGGATAGGGGGGTGATCATGTTTAGGAAAAATTTGCATGCTTACGCTAAGGGCGAAATGCAAGCGAGCGCGTTTCGCAACTGCGTCAATACCCTTACAGAGGTAAAGAGCATGCGAGAGAGTATAGAGGAATTTTTTAATCAAGAAATGTTGCAAAGTGAAGTGCCATTATGGGTAGAATTGAATCAAAAAAGCGTTTGA
- the tilS gene encoding tRNA lysidine(34) synthetase TilS yields the protein MLNADLIARDFKTYLEPLREKKNLLGFSGGLDSTCLFHLLVEENIAFDIALVDYNTQKQRLEIIQHAQKLAQTHHKKCYVHYAPKIERNFEMQARKIRYDFFETLIKEHSYKHLILAHHLNDRLEWFLMQLSKGAGLNTLLSFQAYEKRGFYAIVRPLLYTPKETLKTLAKDWEFFEDSSNSSLKFKRNFFRKNYANSLMQHYSKGIIQSFKFLDKEKEWLYPLMVVSQMHGITFFKYSQNTLFMVDKILKQKGYVLSFSQKEEIKRNFFSLEIAQKFIIEKNKEHAFIALKPQKTLSMPKDFKDKARRLNIPKRLRPVLYAEFLKQPTHDFLTRFKQSLTDL from the coding sequence ATGCTTAATGCCGATTTGATAGCGCGAGATTTTAAAACCTATTTAGAGCCTTTAAGAGAGAAGAAAAATTTATTGGGTTTTTCAGGTGGGTTGGACTCTACTTGCTTGTTTCATCTTTTAGTTGAAGAAAATATCGCTTTTGACATCGCTTTAGTGGATTACAACACGCAAAAACAACGCCTTGAAATCATCCAACACGCCCAAAAACTCGCCCAAACACACCATAAAAAATGCTATGTCCATTACGCTCCAAAGATTGAGCGCAATTTTGAAATGCAAGCGAGAAAGATCCGTTATGATTTTTTTGAAACTTTGATCAAAGAGCATTCTTACAAGCATTTGATTTTAGCGCACCACTTGAATGACAGGCTGGAATGGTTTTTGATGCAATTAAGCAAAGGAGCCGGGCTAAACACGCTTTTAAGCTTTCAAGCTTATGAAAAAAGAGGGTTTTATGCGATCGTTCGCCCCTTACTCTACACCCCTAAAGAAACCCTTAAAACGCTCGCTAAAGATTGGGAATTTTTTGAAGATAGTTCTAATTCTTCTTTAAAATTCAAACGCAATTTTTTCAGGAAAAATTACGCTAACTCCTTGATGCAACATTATTCTAAGGGCATTATCCAAAGTTTTAAGTTTTTGGATAAAGAAAAAGAGTGGCTTTACCCTTTGATGGTCGTTTCACAAATGCATGGGATCACTTTTTTTAAGTATTCGCAAAATACGCTTTTTATGGTGGATAAAATCTTAAAGCAAAAGGGGTATGTGTTGAGCTTTTCTCAAAAAGAAGAAATCAAACGCAATTTTTTTAGCCTAGAAATCGCTCAAAAATTCATCATTGAAAAGAATAAAGAGCATGCGTTTATCGCCCTTAAACCCCAAAAAACTTTAAGCATGCCAAAGGATTTTAAAGACAAAGCCAGGAGGTTGAATATCCCTAAACGCTTACGGCCTGTTTTATACGCAGAGTTTTTAAAACAACCAACGCATGATTTTTTAACCCGTTTTAAACAGAGTTTAACAGATCTATAA
- the rimO gene encoding 30S ribosomal protein S12 methylthiotransferase RimO: MQIKENKQLCLISLGCSKNLVDSEVMLGKLYNYTLTNDTKSADVILINTCGFIESAKQESIQTILNAAKDKKKGAILIASGCLSERYKDEIKELIPEVDIFTGVGDYDKIDIMIAKKQNQFSEQVFLSEHYNARIITGSSVHAYVKISEGCNQKCSFCAIPSFKGKLQSRELDSILKEVQDLALKGYTDMTFIAQDSSSFLYDKGQKDGLIQLIKAIDKQQALKSARILYLYPSSTTLELIGAIESSPIFQNYFDMPIQHISDSMLKKMRRNSSQAHHLKLLNAMKQVKESFIRSTIIVGHPEENEGEFEELSAFLDEFRFDRLNIFAFSAEENTHAYSLEKVPKKIINARIKALNKIALKHQNNSFKALLNKPIKALVENKEGEYFYKARDLRWAPEVDGEILINDSELATPLKPGHYTIMPSAFKDNILLAKVLSPF, encoded by the coding sequence ATGCAAATTAAAGAAAACAAACAACTCTGCTTAATTTCATTAGGTTGCTCTAAAAATTTGGTGGATTCAGAAGTGATGTTAGGCAAGCTTTATAACTACACGCTCACTAATGATACTAAGAGCGCTGATGTGATTTTGATTAATACTTGCGGTTTTATTGAAAGCGCCAAGCAAGAAAGCATCCAAACCATTCTAAACGCCGCTAAAGACAAAAAAAAGGGGGCGATTTTGATTGCGAGCGGGTGCTTGAGCGAGCGCTATAAAGATGAAATCAAAGAATTGATCCCTGAAGTGGATATTTTTACCGGTGTGGGGGATTATGACAAGATTGATATAATGATTGCTAAAAAACAAAACCAGTTCAGCGAACAAGTGTTTTTAAGCGAGCATTATAACGCGCGCATCATCACGGGATCGAGCGTGCATGCGTATGTTAAAATTTCTGAGGGTTGCAATCAAAAATGCTCTTTTTGCGCTATCCCTAGCTTTAAGGGGAAATTACAAAGCAGGGAATTAGACTCCATTTTAAAAGAAGTGCAAGATCTCGCGCTTAAAGGCTATACGGATATGACTTTTATCGCTCAAGATTCTAGCTCCTTTTTATACGATAAGGGGCAAAAAGACGGCTTGATCCAGCTTATCAAGGCGATTGACAAACAGCAAGCCTTAAAGAGCGCGCGAATCTTATACCTCTACCCTTCTAGCACCACGCTAGAGCTTATTGGCGCGATTGAAAGTTCGCCCATTTTTCAAAATTATTTTGACATGCCCATCCAGCATATCAGCGACTCCATGCTTAAAAAAATGCGGCGCAACTCCAGCCAAGCGCACCATTTAAAGCTTTTAAATGCCATGAAGCAGGTTAAAGAAAGCTTTATCAGAAGCACGATCATTGTAGGGCATCCGGAGGAAAATGAGGGCGAATTTGAAGAATTGAGCGCGTTTTTGGACGAGTTCCGGTTTGACCGGTTGAATATCTTTGCTTTCAGCGCTGAAGAAAACACGCATGCCTATTCTTTAGAGAAAGTGCCTAAAAAAATCATCAACGCTCGCATCAAAGCCTTGAATAAAATCGCTCTAAAACACCAAAACAATTCCTTTAAGGCTTTGTTAAATAAGCCCATTAAGGCGTTAGTGGAAAATAAAGAGGGCGAGTATTTTTACAAAGCAAGGGATTTGAGATGGGCGCCTGAAGTGGATGGGGAAATCTTAATCAATGACAGCGAACTAGCCACCCCTTTAAAACCCGGGCATTATACGATCATGCCTAGCGCATTTAAAGACAATATCTTACTCGCTAAGGTTTTAAGCCCTTTTTAA